A section of the Pelagicoccus albus genome encodes:
- the gluQRS gene encoding tRNA glutamyl-Q(34) synthetase GluQRS has translation MSQSSAYVGRVAPTPTGYMHLGHACTFLEAQRRARLVKGRLLLRIEDLDQSRCKPEFVSALEEDLAWAGLEWELPVVKQSERISYFQEILLRLKADGFVFPCSCSRKDVAEAIRAPHESGGELIYPGTCREKELAFASAEDLFTINWRFRVPDGKRIQFKDGRLGDQSFLAGEDFGDFLVWRKDGFPSYELAVVADDVAQGVTEIVRGEDLLLSTARQLLLYEALGAKVPAFFHCPLILDTDGKRLAKRAGSKGLRELRTSGVTPADLISLGRSSLAG, from the coding sequence ATGAGCCAATCTAGCGCATACGTAGGAAGGGTTGCTCCGACTCCGACTGGCTATATGCACTTGGGGCATGCCTGCACTTTTCTGGAAGCTCAGAGAAGGGCTCGTCTGGTAAAGGGGCGCCTGTTGCTGCGAATAGAGGATTTGGATCAGTCGCGCTGCAAGCCCGAGTTTGTGAGCGCGTTGGAGGAAGACCTCGCTTGGGCTGGTTTGGAATGGGAACTGCCGGTTGTGAAACAGAGCGAGCGGATTAGCTATTTCCAAGAGATACTTTTGCGATTGAAAGCGGACGGATTTGTTTTTCCGTGCTCCTGTTCCCGCAAAGATGTGGCCGAAGCGATACGCGCTCCGCACGAATCAGGTGGGGAATTGATTTATCCCGGTACCTGTCGTGAGAAGGAGCTAGCGTTTGCTTCCGCTGAGGACCTGTTTACGATTAACTGGAGGTTTCGGGTGCCAGATGGAAAACGTATCCAGTTCAAAGATGGACGCCTTGGAGATCAATCATTCCTAGCGGGAGAGGATTTTGGCGATTTTCTGGTTTGGAGAAAAGACGGATTTCCTTCCTACGAGCTGGCGGTAGTCGCCGACGACGTAGCTCAAGGTGTTACGGAAATCGTGAGAGGGGAGGATTTGCTGCTTTCCACTGCCAGACAACTGCTGCTCTACGAAGCATTGGGAGCGAAAGTCCCGGCTTTTTTTCATTGTCCTTTGATATTGGATACAGATGGGAAGCGCTTGGCCAAAAGGGCAGGATCCAAAGGGTTGCGCGAGCTAAGAACATCGGGGGTAACCCCGGCTGACCTTATCAGTCTTGGCCGCAGTTCACTCGCGGGTTAA
- a CDS encoding HD family phosphohydrolase — protein sequence MPVSEQIKAWFQQTFPKKRKRRTETPSTLPRYLEESSLVGFLVFLTTVALIVITSFVGIKPSGFQILANQVASIRISAAESFSYRSDILTARKRLQLLEEAPHVYRIDMEPYETFEAHAKALLKDIKDFKEIEDDLSASEAERMIETLTSAFNKKGNYRANAEGMAQIVTNADYSTIENLINTGLITIKESFKVGIYDEKDPTFNFGSGAVAVFHIANQDKKISQKRVESIEEALRSIRINISSANVSPETADATLRIFRDALQPNLLKSQEEMEQLRQKLLATFEPVIVHVQEGASIIEPGQPVSKEQYEQLVAYQRHIAGKKVGAIDNQLIGRILLVLAMVFAATFYIRLEHRATFQSNGRLALLALVVITNLVLVRTCYELGSFEAFLYDNQLSAIIPYITPTILAPILVAILLGTGPALLASLMISLFTAVMFGNRLDLLVMSFLACTVGIYVTRNLRKRSRVVTAGFFAGLSVALFTLMFNRVDGLPWSTIIYQMTGGLGTGLVAGVMVVGLLPILEGLFKRTTDITLLELSDYNHPVLRRMQFEAPGTWHHSLMVANLAENACNAINANGLLARVACMFHDIGKLVKPEYFTENQLDGFNPHDEKTPSFSALVIKSHVKEGVDLGLTYKLPRPIIDVIRQHHGTNLIRFFFHKAKQQAEDPAHVQESTYRYDGPKPQFKESAVILLADSVEAASRSLAKVTPQNVEELVDRIFSANIEDGQLNDCPITIAEVSKVRESFIFTLLNSLHTRIAYPGQKLEEKPTRKKDERKTERAEANPSK from the coding sequence ATGCCCGTCTCCGAGCAGATAAAGGCCTGGTTTCAACAGACGTTTCCGAAAAAACGGAAACGGCGTACCGAAACACCCTCGACCCTTCCTCGTTACCTGGAAGAGAGCTCGCTGGTTGGGTTTCTGGTTTTCCTGACCACGGTCGCCCTGATCGTGATCACGAGCTTCGTGGGCATCAAGCCGAGCGGCTTCCAAATCCTGGCGAACCAAGTCGCGTCCATTCGTATTTCCGCTGCAGAATCCTTTTCCTACCGTTCGGATATCCTAACGGCTCGGAAGCGTCTTCAGCTCCTGGAAGAGGCCCCTCATGTCTACCGCATCGACATGGAGCCCTACGAAACTTTCGAAGCGCATGCCAAGGCGCTGCTGAAAGACATTAAGGATTTTAAGGAGATCGAAGATGATCTCTCCGCCAGTGAAGCCGAAAGGATGATCGAGACATTAACCAGTGCCTTCAATAAGAAGGGCAACTACCGCGCGAACGCTGAAGGCATGGCCCAGATCGTCACCAATGCGGACTACAGTACCATTGAAAACCTCATCAACACCGGACTGATCACTATCAAGGAGAGCTTCAAGGTAGGCATCTACGACGAGAAGGACCCGACCTTCAATTTTGGTAGCGGGGCGGTGGCCGTTTTCCACATTGCCAACCAAGACAAAAAAATCAGCCAGAAACGTGTCGAATCCATCGAAGAGGCCCTTCGTTCCATTCGCATCAATATCAGTTCCGCCAACGTATCTCCCGAAACAGCCGACGCTACTCTGAGAATTTTCCGAGACGCCCTGCAGCCCAACCTCCTCAAAAGCCAAGAGGAGATGGAGCAACTGCGCCAAAAATTGCTCGCCACCTTCGAGCCAGTCATCGTGCACGTGCAAGAAGGGGCCTCCATAATCGAGCCAGGACAGCCGGTCAGCAAAGAGCAATACGAGCAACTCGTCGCCTATCAACGACACATCGCCGGCAAGAAGGTGGGGGCCATCGACAATCAGCTCATCGGCAGAATCCTGCTGGTGCTAGCTATGGTATTCGCGGCCACGTTCTACATTCGGCTGGAACATAGGGCTACCTTTCAAAGCAATGGCCGATTGGCCCTACTCGCCCTCGTGGTCATAACCAACCTTGTTCTGGTTCGCACCTGTTACGAATTGGGTAGCTTCGAGGCATTCCTATACGACAATCAACTCTCGGCGATCATTCCGTACATAACGCCGACCATTCTGGCTCCGATCCTCGTAGCTATCCTGCTGGGCACCGGTCCCGCCCTGCTGGCCTCCCTCATGATCAGCCTTTTCACTGCGGTGATGTTCGGCAACCGCTTGGACCTGCTAGTGATGTCTTTCTTGGCCTGTACCGTGGGAATCTACGTCACCCGCAACTTGCGCAAACGTAGCCGCGTGGTGACTGCCGGCTTTTTTGCAGGCCTCAGCGTAGCCCTCTTTACCCTGATGTTCAACCGAGTGGACGGCCTCCCTTGGTCGACCATCATTTACCAAATGACCGGCGGATTGGGCACTGGACTGGTCGCAGGCGTGATGGTCGTAGGTCTTCTTCCCATCCTCGAAGGCTTATTTAAACGGACCACGGATATAACGCTGCTGGAACTATCGGACTACAACCACCCGGTCTTGCGGCGCATGCAATTCGAAGCTCCAGGGACTTGGCACCACTCGCTAATGGTAGCGAACTTGGCGGAAAACGCGTGCAATGCGATCAATGCCAATGGCCTGCTCGCCCGCGTGGCTTGCATGTTTCACGACATCGGCAAGCTGGTCAAACCGGAGTACTTTACCGAAAACCAACTAGACGGATTTAATCCCCACGACGAAAAAACGCCGTCCTTCTCGGCTTTGGTCATAAAGTCGCACGTGAAAGAGGGCGTCGATTTGGGACTGACCTACAAGCTCCCTCGCCCCATCATTGACGTCATACGTCAACACCACGGCACCAACCTGATCCGCTTCTTCTTCCACAAGGCCAAACAACAGGCCGAGGATCCTGCCCACGTCCAAGAATCCACATACCGCTACGACGGACCGAAACCGCAATTCAAGGAGAGCGCCGTGATCTTGCTGGCCGACTCCGTGGAGGCCGCGTCCCGCTCCTTGGCCAAAGTCACCCCTCAGAACGTCGAGGAATTGGTAGACCGGATCTTTAGCGCCAATATCGAAGATGGTCAGCTCAACGACTGCCCAATCACTATCGCCGAGGTCTCCAAGGTCCGCGAATCCTTCATCTTCACGCTACTCAACTCCCTCCACACCCGCATCGCCTACCCTGGCCAAAAGCTGGAAGAAAAACCCACGCGTAAAAAGGATGAACGCAAAACAGAACGCGCCGAAGCGAACCCAAGTAAATAA
- a CDS encoding PhoH family protein, whose translation MPSRKIHFQSPRQLSELYCNQEENLELLESTFPVKVVCRDNWVQIEAESEEAIQAVADVFELLLSGREQGLSIKNADFKKTVEGIAQGQKGDLASLFEGGSVIKTKRKSIVPKTLGQKSYLRSIFENDIVFGIGPAGTGKTYLAMAAAVSMLIEGKVERIILSRPAVEAGETLGFLPGDLQEKILPYLRPLYDALNDMLSHSDIEKLTERGIIEIAPLAYMRGRTLSNSFVILDEAQNTTSEQMMMFLTRLGEGSRMVITGDLTQVDIPKSRSSGLLEVKNILKGIKDISFHFFDASDVVRHHLVQKIIQAYDRYRGDTRQ comes from the coding sequence ATGCCGAGTCGTAAGATCCATTTCCAGAGCCCACGCCAATTGAGCGAGCTCTACTGCAACCAGGAGGAAAACCTCGAATTGTTGGAGTCCACCTTCCCCGTAAAGGTCGTCTGCAGAGACAATTGGGTACAAATCGAGGCCGAATCCGAAGAGGCGATTCAAGCCGTGGCCGACGTCTTCGAACTTCTCCTTTCGGGGAGAGAGCAGGGGCTATCCATCAAAAACGCTGACTTCAAGAAGACAGTGGAAGGCATCGCCCAAGGCCAAAAGGGCGATCTCGCGTCCTTGTTCGAAGGTGGATCCGTCATCAAAACAAAGCGTAAAAGCATCGTTCCCAAGACTTTAGGCCAAAAAAGCTACCTGAGATCCATATTTGAGAACGACATCGTTTTCGGCATCGGTCCTGCTGGTACAGGCAAGACCTACCTCGCGATGGCCGCAGCCGTCTCCATGCTAATCGAAGGGAAGGTAGAACGTATCATACTTAGTCGCCCCGCGGTCGAAGCCGGCGAAACGCTCGGATTCCTCCCAGGCGACCTGCAAGAAAAGATCCTTCCCTACCTCCGCCCCCTCTACGATGCGCTCAATGATATGCTCAGCCACTCCGATATCGAGAAGCTCACCGAGCGCGGCATCATCGAAATCGCTCCCCTCGCCTACATGCGTGGCCGAACGCTCAGCAACTCCTTCGTCATCCTCGACGAGGCTCAAAACACCACATCGGAACAAATGATGATGTTTCTCACCCGCCTAGGCGAAGGCAGCCGTATGGTGATTACCGGAGACCTCACTCAAGTGGACATCCCCAAGTCGCGATCTTCCGGACTTTTGGAAGTCAAAAACATACTGAAAGGCATCAAAGACATCTCCTTCCACTTTTTCGACGCCAGCGATGTCGTGCGTCACCACTTGGTCCAAAAGATCATTCAAGCTTACGACCGATACCGTGGCGATACTCGCCAGTGA
- a CDS encoding HIT family protein — protein sequence MDHLHAYWRMEYVKQEKTPAERHPFVELPKMDDDRATLVLSREKHSFILMNRYPYNAGHLLILPYREVPDLENLSDEELLCFTKTTLKAKKLLAKALRPNGFNIGINLGEAAGAGVPKHLHQHVVPRWSGDTNFMPVLGSTRVLPQSLEAMWDHLKETLENEF from the coding sequence ATGGATCACCTTCACGCATATTGGAGAATGGAATACGTGAAGCAGGAAAAGACCCCTGCTGAGCGGCATCCCTTCGTCGAACTCCCCAAGATGGACGACGATCGGGCGACCTTGGTGCTATCCCGGGAGAAACACAGTTTCATCCTCATGAATCGCTATCCCTACAACGCTGGGCACCTCTTGATCCTACCATATCGCGAAGTCCCAGATCTGGAGAATCTATCCGACGAAGAGCTGCTCTGCTTCACCAAAACCACGCTCAAAGCCAAAAAGCTTCTCGCCAAAGCCCTGAGGCCGAACGGCTTCAATATCGGGATCAACCTTGGCGAAGCAGCGGGAGCCGGCGTGCCCAAGCACTTGCATCAACATGTCGTTCCGCGTTGGAGCGGAGACACCAACTTCATGCCGGTCCTCGGCTCGACTCGAGTCCTCCCACAATCGCTGGAAGCCATGTGGGACCACCTGAAGGAAACGCTCGAGAATGAGTTTTAA
- the ybeY gene encoding rRNA maturation RNase YbeY, with protein sequence MNAKQNAPKRTQVNNLCPELGLDEDQIERLILTLDKAGAFDAPAGELSFAFVDKSYIAQLHDQFMGDPTPTDVITFPADPDIDQAGEVIVCPQVAREYAQTHSLEFSDELGLYLIHGYLHLCGFDDIDDSDRQLMRRAEQQALEIAREADSLPSFSFR encoded by the coding sequence ATGAACGCAAAACAGAACGCGCCGAAGCGAACCCAAGTAAATAATCTCTGTCCTGAACTCGGGCTCGACGAAGATCAGATCGAGCGACTCATCCTGACCCTCGATAAAGCAGGAGCCTTCGACGCACCAGCCGGCGAATTATCATTCGCATTCGTCGACAAGTCCTACATCGCGCAACTGCACGATCAGTTCATGGGCGACCCCACCCCTACCGATGTGATCACTTTTCCAGCAGATCCAGATATCGATCAAGCCGGTGAGGTCATAGTCTGCCCTCAAGTCGCCAGAGAGTACGCCCAAACGCATAGCCTAGAGTTTAGCGACGAACTTGGGTTGTATCTCATTCACGGATACCTGCACCTGTGCGGATTTGACGACATAGACGATTCTGATCGCCAGCTTATGCGAAGAGCAGAACAACAAGCTCTGGAGATCGCCCGGGAAGCGGACAGCCTGCCAAGCTTCTCTTTCCGCTAA
- a CDS encoding SDR family oxidoreductase has product MKLDGKVALVTGATSGIGKAVAELFLEEGARLVVNYHSEDEKRDNTEKELLEKLESGGRPASDLLMINCDISDPEEVSSMFSQIDQSLGSLDVLVNNAGMQKESASHELEPSSLQMQLGVDLLGPIYCSVEALKRFVSRGTEGVILNNSSVHQVIPKPGFLAYSASKGGLGNMTRTLALEYASRGIRVNSVCPGVVDTPINDELEDPETREETKSHVPQRSIIDSREIAKAFLYLASDDAKSVTGQSLVVDGGLTLYPSFESNWSSQ; this is encoded by the coding sequence ATGAAACTCGATGGAAAAGTAGCATTGGTGACGGGAGCCACCTCTGGAATTGGTAAAGCTGTAGCGGAGCTCTTTTTGGAAGAAGGCGCTCGATTGGTTGTGAATTACCACAGCGAAGACGAGAAACGCGACAACACGGAAAAGGAACTGTTGGAAAAGCTCGAATCGGGTGGTCGGCCTGCTTCGGACCTCTTGATGATCAACTGCGATATTTCCGATCCCGAAGAGGTGAGTTCAATGTTCAGCCAAATCGACCAGAGCCTCGGTTCATTAGATGTGTTGGTCAACAATGCGGGGATGCAGAAGGAGTCGGCCTCTCACGAGTTGGAACCTTCCTCTTTGCAAATGCAATTGGGTGTCGACCTGCTTGGGCCGATCTATTGTTCGGTAGAAGCGTTGAAGCGTTTTGTGAGTCGGGGAACTGAGGGTGTGATCCTAAACAATAGCAGCGTTCATCAGGTGATTCCCAAACCCGGCTTTCTCGCTTATTCCGCTTCAAAGGGAGGATTAGGCAATATGACCCGAACCCTTGCCCTAGAATACGCGAGCAGAGGAATTCGGGTAAACAGCGTTTGTCCAGGCGTCGTGGATACGCCTATCAATGACGAACTCGAAGATCCGGAAACAAGGGAGGAAACGAAGTCCCATGTTCCTCAGCGTTCGATTATCGATTCGCGGGAGATCGCGAAAGCGTTTCTTTATCTCGCGAGCGATGATGCCAAAAGCGTAACTGGCCAGTCCTTGGTGGTCGATGGCGGGTTGACGCTTTATCCCAGTTTTGAGTCGAATTGGTCATCCCAATAG